A genome region from Bradyrhizobium commune includes the following:
- a CDS encoding 2-dehydro-3-deoxy-6-phosphogalactonate aldolase gives MSVPFPPMKRPLVAILRGVKPEETEAIVGVLIEAGMTAIEIPLNSPDPFRSIGIAAKLAPAGVLIGAGTVLTTADVDRLNDVGGTLMVSPNVDTQVLARAHQYAMLTLPGVFSPTEALLAARSGASGLKFFPASVLGASGIAAIRAVLPAGVMIAAVGGVSDQSFAEYIKGGVTAFGLGSSLYKPGMSAADVAGRAKATITAYDRAIVKD, from the coding sequence ATGAGCGTTCCATTTCCGCCGATGAAGCGTCCGCTGGTCGCGATCCTGCGCGGCGTCAAGCCCGAGGAGACCGAGGCCATCGTCGGCGTGCTGATCGAGGCTGGCATGACCGCGATCGAGATTCCCCTGAACTCGCCCGATCCGTTCCGCTCCATCGGGATTGCCGCGAAGCTCGCGCCGGCCGGCGTGCTGATCGGCGCCGGCACGGTGCTGACCACGGCGGATGTCGATCGTCTCAACGACGTGGGCGGCACGCTGATGGTCTCGCCGAATGTGGATACCCAGGTGCTCGCGCGTGCGCATCAGTATGCCATGCTCACGCTGCCCGGCGTGTTCTCGCCGACCGAGGCGCTGCTGGCCGCGCGCTCCGGCGCATCGGGCCTGAAATTCTTTCCGGCGAGCGTGCTTGGCGCATCCGGCATCGCCGCGATCCGCGCCGTGCTGCCCGCCGGGGTGATGATCGCCGCGGTCGGCGGCGTCTCCGATCAGAGTTTTGCCGAGTACATCAAGGGCGGCGTCACCGCCTTCGGGCTCGGTTCCAGCCTCTACAAGCCCGGTATGTCGGCCGCCGATGTCGCGGGGCGTGCGAAGGCGACGATCACGGCCTATGATCGGGCGATTGTGAAAGACTGA
- a CDS encoding 2-dehydro-3-deoxygalactonokinase — protein MTEPAYVAVDWGTSSFRLWLVDRGGQVLAERRSDEGMMAAAKAGFAGVLHSHLAAVAVPDHLPVLVCGMAGAKTGWVEAGYVDTPAPLAAILKQAARVPGEARDIRILPGIAQRDAKSPDVMRGEETQLLGALGLDAAGEALVCMPGTHSKWVRVQDGTVAHFSTFMTGELFSVVSRETILSLAVAGAADAEDVASFGAAVKAAYEAPAFAANLLFTARSRQLLFGGTPAAARETLSGTLIGAELAAGLSGVVPKDGITLIAAGQLAALYRQAFDALSIAVKPIDADDAVRRGLSMAAAAIWTT, from the coding sequence ATGACCGAGCCTGCTTATGTTGCGGTGGACTGGGGCACCAGCAGCTTTCGCCTGTGGCTGGTCGACCGTGGCGGTCAGGTGCTGGCGGAGCGCCGCAGCGACGAGGGCATGATGGCCGCGGCCAAGGCCGGCTTTGCCGGCGTGCTGCATTCGCACCTTGCGGCGGTCGCGGTGCCGGATCATCTGCCGGTTCTCGTCTGCGGCATGGCCGGCGCCAAGACCGGCTGGGTCGAGGCCGGCTATGTCGACACGCCGGCGCCGCTCGCGGCCATCCTGAAGCAGGCCGCGCGCGTGCCGGGCGAGGCGCGCGACATCCGCATCCTGCCGGGCATCGCGCAACGCGACGCCAAGTCGCCGGACGTGATGCGCGGCGAGGAGACGCAATTGCTCGGCGCGCTCGGCCTCGACGCCGCAGGCGAGGCGCTGGTCTGCATGCCCGGCACGCATTCGAAATGGGTGCGCGTGCAGGACGGCACCGTCGCGCATTTTTCCACCTTCATGACCGGCGAGCTCTTCAGCGTGGTCTCGCGCGAGACGATTTTGTCGCTGGCAGTCGCCGGCGCCGCTGACGCTGAGGACGTCGCAAGCTTCGGGGCGGCGGTGAAAGCCGCGTATGAGGCGCCGGCTTTCGCCGCAAACCTCTTGTTCACCGCGCGGTCGCGCCAGCTGCTGTTCGGCGGCACGCCGGCCGCGGCGCGCGAGACGCTGTCGGGCACGTTGATCGGCGCGGAGCTGGCGGCAGGACTCTCCGGCGTCGTGCCGAAAGACGGCATTACATTGATTGCCGCGGGGCAGCTTGCGGCGCTGTACCGGCAGGCGTTCGACGCGCTGTCGATTGCGGTGAAGCCGATCGACGCCGACGACGCCGTCCGCCGCGGCCTGTCGATGGCAGCCGCTGCGATCTGGACGACATGA
- a CDS encoding LLM class flavin-dependent oxidoreductase, with the protein MEIGYFTMPSHPPECGLKEGNDWDLQVMRWLDELGYQEAWVGEHHTAPWEPNPTPDLLIAQALMQTKRLRIGPGGFLLPYHHPAELANRVAMLDHMSEGRLNFGVAASGLPSDWAMFNVDGMSGQNRDMTREALEIILKLWSDPAPFTYKGKFWTVTKPDTMFDFLKPHIKPLQAPHPPIGVAGLSKNSDTLKLAGERGFIPMSLNLNPAYVGSHWDSVEIGAAKTGRKPNRQDWRLVREVFIADTDEEAWKLSTGDMMGRMMHEYFLPLLGHFGFKDYLKHAPDVPDSDVTVEYCAKRNWIVGSPSTVAEKIERIYDEVGGFGVLLVFGFDYKHMPEAWHHSLSLLSNEVMPRLKHLGSAKKAA; encoded by the coding sequence ATGGAGATCGGCTATTTCACGATGCCTTCGCATCCGCCGGAGTGCGGCCTGAAGGAAGGGAACGACTGGGACCTGCAAGTCATGCGCTGGCTCGACGAGCTCGGCTATCAGGAGGCCTGGGTCGGCGAGCATCACACGGCGCCCTGGGAACCCAATCCGACGCCGGACCTCCTGATCGCGCAGGCTTTGATGCAGACCAAGCGCCTGCGCATCGGGCCGGGCGGCTTCCTGCTGCCCTACCATCACCCGGCCGAGCTCGCCAATCGCGTCGCGATGCTCGACCACATGTCCGAGGGCCGGCTCAATTTCGGCGTCGCGGCGAGCGGCCTGCCGAGCGACTGGGCGATGTTCAACGTCGACGGCATGAGCGGACAGAACCGCGACATGACCCGCGAGGCGCTGGAGATCATCCTGAAGCTGTGGTCCGATCCCGCGCCCTTCACATACAAAGGCAAGTTCTGGACGGTGACCAAGCCGGACACGATGTTCGACTTCCTCAAGCCGCACATCAAGCCGTTGCAGGCGCCGCATCCGCCGATCGGCGTCGCCGGTCTCTCGAAGAACTCGGATACGCTGAAGCTTGCTGGCGAGCGCGGCTTCATTCCGATGAGCCTCAATCTCAACCCGGCCTATGTCGGCAGCCATTGGGACTCAGTCGAGATCGGCGCCGCCAAGACCGGCCGCAAGCCGAACCGGCAGGACTGGCGGCTGGTGCGCGAGGTCTTCATCGCCGACACCGACGAGGAAGCCTGGAAGCTCTCGACCGGCGACATGATGGGCCGGATGATGCACGAGTACTTCCTGCCGCTGCTCGGCCATTTCGGCTTCAAGGACTATCTGAAGCACGCCCCCGACGTGCCCGACAGTGACGTCACCGTCGAATATTGCGCCAAACGGAACTGGATCGTCGGTTCGCCGTCGACCGTCGCCGAGAAGATCGAGAGGATCTACGACGAGGTCGGCGGCTTCGGCGTGCTGCTCGTGTTCGGCTTCGACTACAAGCACATGCCGGAGGCCTGGCACCACTCGCTCTCGCTGCTCAGCAACGAGGTGATGCCGCGCCTGAAGCATCTCGGTTCCGCAAAGAAGGCGGCTTGA
- a CDS encoding flavin reductase family protein, whose protein sequence is MSVDAKDFKQAMRQCAGAVALVTVGAEHGKRTGLTVTSACSLSDNPPSLIVCVNRNASAHARIREEGAFAINFLQEDHALLALTFSGQKGVNGDDRFAFGQWTRGATGAPVLTDAVAAFDCVLMQEFETRTHSIFVGEVRGATHSEGAAPLVYLRSSFHVPHEIRETVSVGDLDSRHLSWTDFS, encoded by the coding sequence GTGAGCGTGGATGCAAAGGATTTCAAGCAGGCGATGCGCCAGTGCGCCGGCGCGGTCGCCCTGGTCACGGTCGGCGCCGAGCACGGCAAGCGCACCGGGCTGACGGTGACGTCAGCCTGCTCGCTCTCGGACAATCCGCCGTCGCTGATCGTCTGCGTCAACCGCAACGCCAGCGCGCACGCCCGCATCCGCGAGGAAGGCGCCTTCGCGATCAACTTTCTGCAGGAGGATCACGCGCTGCTGGCACTCACCTTTAGCGGCCAGAAGGGCGTCAATGGCGACGACCGCTTTGCGTTCGGCCAATGGACGCGCGGAGCGACAGGCGCGCCGGTGCTCACCGATGCGGTCGCCGCATTCGATTGTGTGCTGATGCAAGAGTTCGAGACCAGGACGCATTCGATCTTCGTCGGCGAGGTGCGCGGCGCGACGCATTCCGAAGGAGCTGCGCCGCTCGTGTATCTGCGCAGCAGCTTCCATGTCCCTCACGAAATCCGCGAGACCGTTTCAGTCGGCGATCTCGATTCGCGGCATCTGAGCTGGACGGATTTTTCGTAA
- a CDS encoding sigma-54-dependent Fis family transcriptional regulator, giving the protein MASLSASNHVARVLSVANHVADVDASSRIANSWRRCLISHKLDPARQGPPQTLTEAEIRHVAEPMEETIRLLTPELDDLARVLRDAGYCVNLADANATMLFSRLPGEADARMFMDWKIYTGSNFAETFEGTNGLGTCLAEQKPILVHRDEHFRAQWHMFSCAVAPLFDHSGRLAGAINITSCREDLERAAHQLALAVTMEATRRMEGAIFRDHFREAWIATVPGDGGSGLLAYDDDRRIVGACRSARALLGLTDGLIASGIDLSRYIKLDQPRNADEIVELRRADGGALGHGHVAPPLRARSPAIRRDAPADRFDALQRLAGRDPGLVKSVKRLRSIGDHNLPVLLHGETGVGKDVFARAIHAASNRARSNYVALNCAALPESLIDAELFGYEAGAFTGARRDGSKGLIVQADGGTLFLDEIGDMPIALQTRLLRVLENREVWPLGALKPVPVDIRLISATHRDLGHMAEKGAFRADLYFRLRGMEVRLPALRERADRDDIIRQIAREEAPNCRLSQEAWALLSAYPYPGNMRQLRHVLRLAGCTAENGVITDADLDLPPFGGRAEPDLAAAERATIIEALRKHGGRVTEAARTLKLSRATLYRKIKLLKIETAQ; this is encoded by the coding sequence ATGGCCAGCCTTTCGGCCTCGAACCATGTCGCCCGTGTCTTGTCCGTCGCCAATCATGTGGCCGACGTCGATGCGTCTTCGCGGATTGCCAATTCCTGGCGGCGCTGCCTGATCAGCCACAAGCTCGATCCTGCCCGACAGGGCCCGCCGCAGACGCTCACCGAAGCCGAGATCCGGCACGTCGCGGAGCCGATGGAGGAGACAATCCGGCTGCTCACGCCCGAGCTCGACGATCTCGCCCGTGTGCTGCGTGACGCCGGCTATTGCGTCAATCTCGCTGACGCGAACGCGACCATGCTGTTCAGCCGGCTGCCGGGTGAAGCCGACGCGCGGATGTTCATGGACTGGAAGATCTACACCGGCTCGAATTTCGCCGAGACCTTCGAGGGCACCAACGGGCTGGGGACCTGCCTCGCCGAGCAGAAGCCGATCCTGGTGCATCGCGACGAGCATTTTCGCGCGCAGTGGCACATGTTCTCCTGCGCGGTCGCGCCGCTGTTCGATCATTCCGGGCGGCTCGCGGGCGCCATCAACATCACCTCCTGCCGCGAGGATCTCGAGCGCGCCGCGCATCAGCTTGCGCTCGCGGTGACGATGGAGGCGACGCGACGGATGGAGGGCGCGATTTTTCGCGATCACTTCCGCGAGGCCTGGATCGCCACGGTGCCGGGCGATGGCGGCAGTGGGCTGCTCGCCTATGACGATGACCGCCGCATCGTCGGTGCCTGCCGCTCTGCGCGCGCGCTGCTCGGCCTCACCGATGGCCTCATCGCATCCGGCATCGACCTGTCGCGCTACATCAAGCTCGACCAGCCGCGCAACGCCGACGAGATTGTCGAGCTGCGCCGCGCCGATGGCGGTGCGCTGGGGCACGGCCATGTCGCGCCGCCGCTGCGCGCGAGATCGCCGGCGATACGCCGCGATGCACCCGCCGATCGCTTCGACGCGTTGCAGCGACTGGCCGGCCGCGATCCCGGCTTGGTCAAAAGCGTGAAGCGTCTGAGGAGCATCGGTGATCACAACCTGCCGGTGCTGCTGCATGGCGAGACCGGGGTCGGCAAGGATGTGTTTGCTCGTGCCATTCACGCTGCCAGTAACCGCGCGCGCAGCAATTATGTCGCGCTCAATTGCGCGGCGCTGCCAGAGAGTCTGATCGACGCCGAGCTGTTCGGCTACGAGGCCGGCGCCTTCACCGGCGCGCGGCGCGATGGCTCGAAAGGCCTGATCGTGCAGGCCGATGGCGGCACGCTGTTCCTCGACGAGATCGGCGACATGCCGATCGCGCTCCAGACGCGACTGCTGCGCGTGCTGGAGAACCGCGAGGTCTGGCCGCTCGGCGCGCTGAAGCCCGTGCCTGTCGATATCCGCCTGATCAGCGCCACCCACCGAGATCTCGGCCATATGGCCGAGAAGGGCGCCTTCCGCGCCGATCTGTATTTCCGCCTGCGCGGCATGGAGGTGCGGCTGCCGGCCCTGCGTGAGCGAGCCGATCGGGACGACATCATTCGCCAGATCGCGCGCGAGGAGGCGCCGAATTGCCGTCTCTCGCAGGAAGCCTGGGCGCTGCTCTCGGCCTATCCCTATCCCGGCAACATGCGCCAGCTCCGCCATGTGCTGCGGCTCGCCGGCTGCACGGCGGAGAACGGCGTCATCACTGATGCCGACCTCGATCTGCCGCCGTTTGGTGGGCGGGCGGAGCCGGACCTTGCCGCAGCCGAACGCGCGACGATCATCGAGGCCTTGCGCAAGCACGGCGGCCGCGTCACCGAGGCGGCGCGTACGCTGAAGCTCAGTCGCGCCACGCTGTATCGGAAGATCAAGCTGCTGAAGATCGAGACGGCGCAGTAG